The Thermosynechococcus sp. HN-54 DNA segment ACATTGACGCTCGCCTGGAGGAACTGGAGATTACCCCCGATTACCCTTACGTGGGTACGCGCTTGACAGGACTTGAGGTGCGCGGCCAAGGGGCATTTATTATTGTTGGCTTACGCAAAAGTGACGGCCAATTGTTTCCGACTCGCGCCAATCCCCTTGTCGAAGTGGGCGATACATTGATTCTATTGGGACACGCCCAAGATGCCCCCAAGCTCATTCGCAAATATACTGCCCGCTCTCGCCACTCCCAATGACAACCCCCTCTCATCTCGCTGACCTCAAGGATCACGTCATTATTTGCGGCTACGGCCCCATAGGTCGCACGTTGGCAATGAACCTAGCTGCTGCTCAAATTCCTTTTGTGGTGATTGACAACCAGCGGCAGCGACTCCGGCTCGCCCAGCAGTCCGGCCATCTTTTCTATCGCGGTGACGATCTCATGGATGAAAATGAACTCTTGGCGGTGGGGGTGGATCGCGCGCGCACGGTGGTGGCTGTCTTGCCCGATGATGCCAGCAATGTCTTTATCACGCTGATTGCCCGTCGTCTGAATCCCAACCTACAGATCTTGGCCTATGGCGAGTTGCCGGCCACAGAGTCTAAACTGCGTTTTGCTGGCGCCGATCATGTCGTCTTGCCCTCCAGTATCAGTGCCCAACGCATGGTGCAGCTCATTACTCGCCCCACCGTTTTGGATTTTCTTGAGGAAAAAGAGGAACGCAGTCACCTGATTGAGCTATTGAGTCAGTTAGATCTCCAGATTGAGGAGTTTACGCTGCCCTTGGAGTCCTCCCTTGTGGGGCTGGCGATCGCCGATGTGGAAGCAAAAGGCCGGGGTCGCTTTATTATTGTCGCTGTCCGCCATCAGAACGGTGCCTTGGTGACCCATCCCCCCTTAACCCTGCCCCTAGCGCCGGGGGACACCTTGATTGCCCTTGGCCGAGCAGCGGAAATTAAAACCTTCTTTCGCCAATATGCCCACCGCCAGCCCATTCGCTATCGCGGCCTAGGACGCTAGCCCTTCAGTCCAGCACCGGTTTGTGAGGGAATAATATATCGCTGCAAGAAAATAAACACAATGAACACGGGCACAATTGAAATGACTGAGCCGGCGGCAATGAGTCGCCAATCCAAGGAAAATGTCCCTGCCAAAGTCACCACGCCAATGGGGAGCGTATAAAGCTCTGGCTGATCTATGACCAACAGTGGCCAGAGAAAATCACTCCAGGTGCCAATAAAAACAAAAATGCCAAGGGTAACCAACGCCGGGCGAATGGCAGGCAGCATCACAAACCACCACAGCCCCAATTCCGAGCAGCCGTCGAGGCGAGCCGCTTCCTCCAGTTCCTTGGGCACCGCCATAAAGGCCTGTCGCAGGAGAAAGATACCAAAGGCAGAGGCCAAACTCGGCAGAATCATTCCCAGATAGGTATTCCGCAGACCCAACTGCACCGCCAGAATAAACAGCGGAATCATGATGATTTGAAAGGGAATCATAATCGTGGCCAAAATGGCCGTAAAGATCACCTCACGCCCGCGAAAGGAAAGACGGGCTAAGGGATAGGCCGCCAAGGCAGACGTTAACAGATTGCATCCCACTGTTAAAACCGCGACCAGCGTACTGTTGAACAGGTACTGGCCAAAGGGATGGGTTTGCCAAACAGTGACAAAATTCGCCAAGGTTGGTTCTGCGGGCAGCCAGCGGGGCGGAAAGGCAAAAATATCTTCATTGGCAGACTTGAAAGCGGTACTGGTGAGCCACACCAAAGGGAGCAGCATGGCGATCGCGATCGCCACCAGTAGCAGGTACGTCAAGCCTCGCCGCAGGGTCATCGCCGCGTCCAAAGATTGGTAAACATCATCAACAGGCCACCAATGACAATGGCGATCGCCAGACCACCAGCTAGCCAGTCCAAGGTTGTCGTTTCCATCTGAGATTCCCTAAGGGTACTGCTACACACTGCGCAGGGCGACAATGGG contains these protein-coding regions:
- a CDS encoding TrkA family potassium uptake protein; translation: MTTPSHLADLKDHVIICGYGPIGRTLAMNLAAAQIPFVVIDNQRQRLRLAQQSGHLFYRGDDLMDENELLAVGVDRARTVVAVLPDDASNVFITLIARRLNPNLQILAYGELPATESKLRFAGADHVVLPSSISAQRMVQLITRPTVLDFLEEKEERSHLIELLSQLDLQIEEFTLPLESSLVGLAIADVEAKGRGRFIIVAVRHQNGALVTHPPLTLPLAPGDTLIALGRAAEIKTFFRQYAHRQPIRYRGLGR
- a CDS encoding carbohydrate ABC transporter permease codes for the protein MTLRRGLTYLLLVAIAIAMLLPLVWLTSTAFKSANEDIFAFPPRWLPAEPTLANFVTVWQTHPFGQYLFNSTLVAVLTVGCNLLTSALAAYPLARLSFRGREVIFTAILATIMIPFQIIMIPLFILAVQLGLRNTYLGMILPSLASAFGIFLLRQAFMAVPKELEEAARLDGCSELGLWWFVMLPAIRPALVTLGIFVFIGTWSDFLWPLLVIDQPELYTLPIGVVTLAGTFSLDWRLIAAGSVISIVPVFIVFIFLQRYIIPSQTGAGLKG